Genomic window (Chitinophagales bacterium):
CCATCATACCCATGATATGTACATCTTCGCCATCGCAGAGCGCATCGATTTCGGCTTCTTCGGCTCGGTCAATAAAATGGTCTATCAAGATATTGTTGTCGGGAAAAGTCTTCAAAATGCTCACGACGGATTTCGTCAATTCATCATCGTTGATGACGATACGCATTTTCTGACCACCCAATACATAAGATGGACGAACGAGAACGGGATAGCCTACGCGATGGGCTACCTCGAGCGCATCATCTGCATTTTGTGCAGCACCATAGTTGGGATAGGGGATATTCAGCTTTTTCAATTCATCGGAAAATCGCTCCCTGTCCTCAGCCAAATCCATATCATTACAAGAAGTACCGATTATTGGAATTCCATATTTCTCCAATTTTGCAGCCAACTTCAAGGCAGTTTGCCCTCCTAACTGTACGATGACTCCTTCAGGTTTTTCGAGTTCTATGATTTCTCTTAAATGCTCCCAGAAGACAGGTTCAAAATAGAGTTTAGAAGCGGTATTGAAGTCTGTGGAAACCGTTTCAGGATTGCAGTTGATCATGATAGACTCGTATCCCTCTTCTTTCAAGGCAAGCAAACCATGCACACAGCAGTAGTCAAACTCAATTCCCTGTCCTATTCGATTGGGTCCAGAACCGAGTACGATTACCTTTTTCTTGTCGGTAACGATACTTTCGTTTTCAACATCAAAAGTAGAATAGTAATAAGGTGTTTGCGCTTCAAATTCAGCGGCACAGGTATCGACCATTTTATAAACTCTTCGAATTCCATGGGTAGTTCGTAAGTCGTAAATTTCATCTTCTGTTCGGTTAAAAACATGTGCGAGCTGAAGGTCTGAAAATCCTTTTTTCTTAGCCCTGGTTAATACTTCTTTGTTCAAATATTCAAAAGAAAGTTTTTTCAGTTCTTTCTCAAAATCGACCAACTCCTGTATCTCTCTCAAAAACCACATATCTATTTGCGTCAATTCATGGATTTTGGTTTTAGGCACTCCTAGCTTCAATGCCTCACGAATTCTAAACAATCTATCCCAGCTCGGATATTGCAATCCTGCTAAAACTTTATCGACATCTTTCGATTCTTTGCCATCGACACCAAGTCCTATTTTATTATTTTCCAAGGACTGACAGGCTTTTTGTAACGCTTCTTGAAAATTGCGACCTATGCCCATAACCTCGCCTACCGACTTCATCTGCAAGCCTAATGTCTCATCCGCACCAGGAAATTTCTCGAAATTCCAACGAGGGATTTTTACTATTACATAATCCAGCGATGGTTCGAAAAATGCGGAGGTCGTCTTAGTAATTTGATTTTTCAACTCATCCAAACGATAACCGAGAGCCAGTTTAGCAGCTATTCGAGCGATAGGATAACCCGTTGCCTTACTCGCCAAAGCGGAAGAACGTGAAACCCTAGGATTGATTTCTATGACAATGATATCTTCGGTAATGGGGTCAATAGCGAACTGCACATTGCAGCCACCTGCGAATTTTCCTATAGACTTCAATATCAAACGTGCCTCGTCGCGCATTTGTTGATAAGACTTATCAGACAAGGTCATAGCAGGAGCCACGGTAATACTATCGCCCGTATGCACACCCATGGGGTCAAAATTCTCTACGGTACAAATCACCACGATATTATCGTCAATATCTCTTAGCAACTCCAATTCATATTCCTTCCAACCCAAAACGGCTTTTTCTACCAATACTTCATGCACTGGAGAGCATTCCAAACCATGCTTCAATTTAGCTTCAAATTCATCTTTGGTATGCACAAAACCGCCTCCCGTCCCTCCGAGGGTAAATGAAGGGCGAATCACGAGGGGGAATCCAATTTCTTGAGCTATTTCCCAGCCTTCAAGGACAGAATTGGCAACTTTAGAAGGAGCAACTTTCATCCCCAAGTCAATCACCATTTTTCGAAATTTATCTCTATCCTCTGCTAGCTCTATGCCTTCGATGTCCACACCTATCAGTCGCACATTGTAGTCTTTCCACAAACCCATTTCATCGCACTCGATAGCTAGGTTTAGCGCTGTCTGACCTCCCATGGTAGGTAAGACTGCATCGATTTGGTTTTCTTTTAATATTTGCTCGATACTCTCTGGAGTCAAAGGCAATAAATAGACCTTATCCGCTATCATAGGGTCGGTCATGATCGTAGCAGGATTGGAATTTATTAGAATGACTTTTACGCCTTCTTCACGCAGAGAAACCGCTGCTTGAGAACCTGAATAATCAAATTCACAGGCTTGGCCTATGATGATGGGACCGCTACCTATTATGAGTACGGATTTTATGGACTTGTCTTGTGGCATGGAATTCAATTAATAATGAATAGTGAATAATTAATAATTCTATGTTATTAATTGCTGATAGAAGTTAATTATCAGGGTGCGAAGATAAGAGGAATTAGCAATTTTGAGTTTTGAATTTTGAATAGATATTATATTTGTTGATAACTAAGCCAAACCCATGTCACTGAGCTATCATTTTCTTACCCCCGAAGAATTTTTTCCATTTTTTAGAGAAACAAGACCCAAGATATTTCGAGGCGAGTTTGATTTTCATACCCAAGCAGTGATGACAGAGCTGGAAAAAGAAAAAGTCAAAGCTATGCCCAAGATGGAAAATATCCAACGCTATCAGTTGGTTGCTAAAGATGGTGATAACATCGTAGGTTGGTCATTTGGTATTCAGAAATCCTATGATGATTTTTATATGGTCAATTCGGCGGTATTTCCAGAGTATAGACATAGAGGTATTTATACCGAACTCATGACACGCGCTGTGTCACATATCACCGATTTGGGTTTTCAGGGCATCTATTCACGCCACAAAATGTCGAATAATGCTATCATCATTCCTAAACTGAAGTTTGGATTTGTCATCACAGGTTTCGAAGTAGCCGATGTGTTCGGAAATCTCGTAGAGCTTAGCTATTATACCAATCCTAGGCGGCGAGAATTATTGGAAATACGAATAGGTATGCGAAGACCTACGGAAGAAGATATGAGACTAGTTTATTAGTTTTATTTCTTAAATTTAGCTATCTAACTAATAGAAATTCACCAACTTTTTCTTTTGTTTCACCATTCAGAAAGACTACCTTAGCTATATAGGAATAAACATCTGCTGGGGCAGTTTCATTTAAATGGGTTCCATCCCAGCCGACATGAAGATCTTTGGTATGATATAATTTCAGCCCCCACCTATTATAGATTGAAAAATCAATATTCTTTATGCAGTTTCCATATACTCTAAATTGATCATTCAATAAATCTCCATTTGGTGTAAACACACTAGGAATGTAAAATTCATTACTCGCCAGAACATCAATTTTCGTTTTGGCTTCTAATTTACAATTATTGCTATCTAATAATGTAAGCTGATATGCCTGTGATAAATAACCTAAGAATTGAGGTGACGGGCAGTCTGTACAGCTAAGTCCTGTGCTTGGTGTCCAAAGATACCTCAAAGGAGGCAAGTTTCCACCTCTTAGGTACCTGACATTGGATATTAGCCTACTAGTACTGCACATATTGACAGGATCTGATTCAGGATATATATTTAAAATTAATTTATCGGGCTCAGTTATTTTGAAGATAGTATCAAGGATACAACCTTTACTACTTTGTATTGACACCTTATAGTCTCCAGGAGGTAGATTGTCAAATTTGCCTCCAGAATTAGAAGCTACTCCATTTAACAAATAAGTATATGGTTGGTGTTCACCAAAAGCTCTAAGGTTAATAATACCATTGCTCAACCCATGGCATTTGACATGCGAACTTTGAATTATTTTATATTTAGCTCGTTGATAGTTCTCTAGAAAGAGGGTAAATACCGAATCGGCAAATTTAAATACATCCACTGTGTCTCTGTATACTCCTGGCTTTGAATAATACCTTCCACGATACAAAAAACTATCGCCTATACAAATTGTTTTCCGCGTATCAAAATTCAAAAAAGTGTCTATAACATAGAGATGTTGAATAAAAAAACTATCACACGGAAGTATTGGAATAACTTCAACAAAGCTACCTTCTTTAATAATTGGGTTACCCTTTAAATAAAATGTATCCCCATCTTTAATCGTATCATATTTGTGTTCTTTTTTGTACTTCTTCAATACATAATCTATAAAAAAGCTATCTCTACATCCCCTAAAATTTACATACTTTGTCACCTTATAGGTGCCTACATCTGAGACTTTTAATGGATTTATTTTTAATGTATCGCCCCAATACGCTCGGCCATCTGGTCTAATCCATCTATACGTAAAATATGGCGAGGATTGATATGCCATGATCACTGAGTCACCTGCACATGTGCTATCATTAATATATATTTTATTGAATTTAAGTGTGTCGACACTAAAATCCATGGTATTTGCATTGCCACAAGTATCCCAGATTTTGGCTTGATAATTTCCCATTTGATAGATAGGAAAAACATTGTCTTGCTGCATTGGGAAAGTTTGTGGGCCCTTATTTATCTCATACTTATAAGGGAAAATTCCAAAATTGGTATCCGGCTGGAATTCGACCCAAGTTTGTTTCCCACACTGAATTTTAAGTATGACTTTTATATTAGGTCTCGTATAAGGAGGTATAATTAACGTATCTATTATATCATTGCAATAAACAGACTTCGTCACATACCTTTCAAAATCTATAGCTTCAGAAAAGGTATCATTCCGATACTTCAATTTTAATACATATTTTCCTTCATTTAAATATCTAAATGCTTTATTGTAACTTAACTCATTGGTCATTGAATTATATCCATATCTAAAGGCAATACTTTCATCATCTTCCAGATATTTACTAGTTTTTAAATTAAATATAGAATAGAATCCACTTACACGTCTATCTATAAGTTCTGTAGAATGTTTACTATGTAGTTTTAAAATAAGTTGATTGTTGTCTTCACAAGCCTTGATTGGCTGATAAGAGTAATAATAATTCGAGACGTCTTGAGGATACACTTCAAAATTTTCCGTATGCGATTCACAACTATCTTTGATGGTAATACTATATTTCCCTACTCCGAGACCATAATAAATGAATCGCTGATCACTTAAAAAAGCCTCAAAATTGGTACTATCTTTATACGCATAATTTTTCTTCGTACTGGAGATTATAGCAGGCCCTGTGAAACTAAGAATTTTAGGTTCTCCTTTCAATCTAGCGAATCGCACACCTATTCCGATTGTTGAGTCCAGACAATTTTCTGAAAATTTCTTGTATACCTCAAAAAAAGGTTTCCCGGCATCAGAATCCCAAAGAAAAGTATCGACATATTCTTTGTTACAACCATTTTTTATTTTAATATAATATTTACTACCACTTGGGTAATTCCTCAAAATAATATCATCGAACCCTAGTCCACTCTTAGTTTCCAAAAGTTTATTATTCATATCGTAAAAGGAGTAGGAGATACTCCCCTTAGTTTTATCACAAGTTTGAAATTCATAGACATAGTTTCTTTGATTGCACTTTGTATTTAACGAATTATACATACTACTAATGAGGTCTTCAAACTCTGGAACTACATGTGGAATAAGAATAGAATCGTTGCAATTGGTGATCATCAAAACAGTAATAAAATCTTCTTCTCCTACATTTGACACATCAAGTTTTATCTCAAAATTAGTTATAGGAACATTTGTCAAAACAGTCGAACCGTTCTTAGTTGTGTAAATGAGTTTCGGTATTTGCATATTAAAATTCGAAGACAAAATCAGTGTTAATCTCACAGATGAACAGGTTGTCATCTCAGAACAATCCCGCACACCGGAATAAGATTCAGCCATATCAGAAATGCTATCATTACAGGCGTTGTATAGTGTCACCTTCACTTTACCGCCCATGGGAATGGTCATGGCGATAACATCCCGAATACCATTCGCTCCATTCGGAGAAGGTACCTTTTCCACTATGGTATTTCCATACTGATAC
Coding sequences:
- the carB gene encoding carbamoyl-phosphate synthase large subunit; its protein translation is MPQDKSIKSVLIIGSGPIIIGQACEFDYSGSQAAVSLREEGVKVILINSNPATIMTDPMIADKVYLLPLTPESIEQILKENQIDAVLPTMGGQTALNLAIECDEMGLWKDYNVRLIGVDIEGIELAEDRDKFRKMVIDLGMKVAPSKVANSVLEGWEIAQEIGFPLVIRPSFTLGGTGGGFVHTKDEFEAKLKHGLECSPVHEVLVEKAVLGWKEYELELLRDIDDNIVVICTVENFDPMGVHTGDSITVAPAMTLSDKSYQQMRDEARLILKSIGKFAGGCNVQFAIDPITEDIIVIEINPRVSRSSALASKATGYPIARIAAKLALGYRLDELKNQITKTTSAFFEPSLDYVIVKIPRWNFEKFPGADETLGLQMKSVGEVMGIGRNFQEALQKACQSLENNKIGLGVDGKESKDVDKVLAGLQYPSWDRLFRIREALKLGVPKTKIHELTQIDMWFLREIQELVDFEKELKKLSFEYLNKEVLTRAKKKGFSDLQLAHVFNRTEDEIYDLRTTHGIRRVYKMVDTCAAEFEAQTPYYYSTFDVENESIVTDKKKVIVLGSGPNRIGQGIEFDYCCVHGLLALKEEGYESIMINCNPETVSTDFNTASKLYFEPVFWEHLREIIELEKPEGVIVQLGGQTALKLAAKLEKYGIPIIGTSCNDMDLAEDRERFSDELKKLNIPYPNYGAAQNADDALEVAHRVGYPVLVRPSYVLGGQKMRIVINDDELTKSVVSILKTFPDNNILIDHFIDRAEEAEIDALCDGEDVHIMGMMEHIEPAGIHSGDSHSVLPPFSLSDEAIEKMKEYTVKIAKSLKVKGLINIQFVVKRALNDKEKDEVYVIEANPRASRTTPFICKAYQIPYLNYAAKIMVGKMKVKDIKDKEKLEGFAIKEPVFSFNKFPNVKKELGPEMKSTGEAIRFISNIRDPHFRNLFKMKSMYLSR
- a CDS encoding GNAT family N-acetyltransferase, yielding MSLSYHFLTPEEFFPFFRETRPKIFRGEFDFHTQAVMTELEKEKVKAMPKMENIQRYQLVAKDGDNIVGWSFGIQKSYDDFYMVNSAVFPEYRHRGIYTELMTRAVSHITDLGFQGIYSRHKMSNNAIIIPKLKFGFVITGFEVADVFGNLVELSYYTNPRRRELLEIRIGMRRPTEEDMRLVY
- a CDS encoding gliding motility-associated C-terminal domain-containing protein, whose amino-acid sequence is MRILITFLFLLPLAYSKSAITINSIDKTNSSCLNNGTITVNATSNSQILYSIIAGPSLVSPQSGNKFEGLAPGTYTVKVENLLAESKTQSVEIITNYVIVDHKPFVTHSSCNGASDGRVIGNNISGTGTKPFKWTLKNNNTGVSKTQNGNDTFTSLPSGDYTLSLTDSCLNTTVRNFEIKSGVSGFENINSSFTKINCTSIEVNTSFKTKEASFPTKVKYQYGNTIVEKVPSPNGANGIRDVIAMTIPMGGKVKVTLYNACNDSISDMAESYSGVRDCSEMTTCSSVRLTLILSSNFNMQIPKLIYTTKNGSTVLTNVPITNFEIKLDVSNVGEEDFITVLMITNCNDSILIPHVVPEFEDLISSMYNSLNTKCNQRNYVYEFQTCDKTKGSISYSFYDMNNKLLETKSGLGFDDIILRNYPSGSKYYIKIKNGCNKEYVDTFLWDSDAGKPFFEVYKKFSENCLDSTIGIGVRFARLKGEPKILSFTGPAIISSTKKNYAYKDSTNFEAFLSDQRFIYYGLGVGKYSITIKDSCESHTENFEVYPQDVSNYYYSYQPIKACEDNNQLILKLHSKHSTELIDRRVSGFYSIFNLKTSKYLEDDESIAFRYGYNSMTNELSYNKAFRYLNEGKYVLKLKYRNDTFSEAIDFERYVTKSVYCNDIIDTLIIPPYTRPNIKVILKIQCGKQTWVEFQPDTNFGIFPYKYEINKGPQTFPMQQDNVFPIYQMGNYQAKIWDTCGNANTMDFSVDTLKFNKIYINDSTCAGDSVIMAYQSSPYFTYRWIRPDGRAYWGDTLKINPLKVSDVGTYKVTKYVNFRGCRDSFFIDYVLKKYKKEHKYDTIKDGDTFYLKGNPIIKEGSFVEVIPILPCDSFFIQHLYVIDTFLNFDTRKTICIGDSFLYRGRYYSKPGVYRDTVDVFKFADSVFTLFLENYQRAKYKIIQSSHVKCHGLSNGIINLRAFGEHQPYTYLLNGVASNSGGKFDNLPPGDYKVSIQSSKGCILDTIFKITEPDKLILNIYPESDPVNMCSTSRLISNVRYLRGGNLPPLRYLWTPSTGLSCTDCPSPQFLGYLSQAYQLTLLDSNNCKLEAKTKIDVLASNEFYIPSVFTPNGDLLNDQFRVYGNCIKNIDFSIYNRWGLKLYHTKDLHVGWDGTHLNETAPADVYSYIAKVVFLNGETKEKVGEFLLVR